The segment GAGAGCAACTGTTTCCCAAACCATCTCTAAAGGCCGGTCTATTGTTTTCTCAACTTTTAAATAAATTGGCTTTCCCATTTTCCCCTTCCTTTTTTAAATGAATTTGACCCTTTTACGGTAACCCCTTCAAAGTGTTAGGTCTATTTCACAAATAGAATTTGAGGCAATATGATTAAAGTGGAAATAAGTTCAAAGCAAGAAGGCTGGATGGATGGGGTTCAAGTCCTCGTATTCAGCAAGTCAGATATATTCATTATCAGATGGTCTGAATAAATACAGGGCTATAGGTTCCCCTGTAAGTTCATTATAGTTACCACAACTCCAATCAAGACAGCGAGTATCGCAAGAATCAAATCACTATACCGCTTACTACCTTTTCGATGCCCCGGAATGAGTACGGATTCGGAAGGTTCAGCCGGATTGTAGTACACATCAACCGGACTATCAGTAGTATGATCCTCAGCAAATTCGGTGGTTTCCGGGTACATCAGGGTATAAAAGGCGACCACTGTACCGGCATACACTTTATCATGAACTGAATAATCATATTTAACGGACAGCTTGTCAGCATCAATCATTTGGCCATCAATATTTCGCTTACCCCACAGGTTTATACTTACCAACTTCCCACTCACCTTCGGCCAATTTTGACTCGCTAATGCTTTTTTGTGATTTCTTAAGGCATAAATCAATAAATAGATCCCAAGAAGGGAGAATGCTAATCCGGCACCTAGAGGAAGATTCATCGCTATAATGTATGACGTATATCGCACGCCTGTTTAAAAATTTATAGAAGTAGCGAAATTAATTCCTTTCAATCAAGTTCCATGGCACCCATCCAGGCTGGCCCGGTCAGCCGGGAAGGCTAAATGTTATATGCGTTACTTGAAATTATTCTCTTTCTATCCTTCCATATATAGGTGCCTGCAAATAAAAAAGCTACGCTAAGCAAAATGCTCATTGGTCCCAGTTGCCCATCTATATGACCTTCCGGAACCGGTTTTACGAACAGGTTAATCATACTCAGCGAGAGCCTTATTGTTGACCAAAGGATGATTAAAGAAGACCATAACCCCATACTTCTTTCGAAAGCAGTGGGTGATTTTTTAAGGCTAAATAAAATCAGGCTCAAAATTGTAAGTATGAACAGCAAAGGCACAAAACTTCCGATCAGGGCATAGACTATACCTTTGTGGATAAAATATGTAAGCGAAAGGCCCAAGCATATACTAAAAAGCCGGTTTTGATGAAGTGTGTTGATCAATTGACTCGTTAAATTTTTCATCACATCACCAGTTTTTTAATAATCTCTGCCACAAGATTTGAGCTTGACAATAAGTAGCTAAAATCTACTGTTTCAAAGGTGTCTTTGGGGGTGTCTTTGTAAGGAGTGGAATCGCGGTGATAAAATAATTCACCGGCTCCGATCACGTGGTAGCCACCGGGAACAAAAGCATCAAAATCTGTTGAGCTTACCTCGTATCCAATCGGATCAATGACTATTTCATGAATTGGGATATTGTGAGCAGCAGCGGTTTCTTTATAGATTGACCGTAACGATTCAGATGGAGAAAAGATCTCCATCGCTTTATCCTGGTCCTCATCCCAGCCAACCATATCAAAACAATGCACGGAGTGTATATTCCATTGTTCTTCTTTGATGAGATTCAGAAAGGCTCCGCTCCCGATCAGTTCTTCCTCTTCCTGGTCAAAAAATACCACAACAATATTTTTGTCTCTGTATTTCATTTCAGCAACTTCTTGTACAACGCTGTAAATGAGGGCAATTCCAGTGGCATTATCAATGGCTCCCGGAGCATTTCTCTTTCCCGTATCATAATGCGCCCCAAGAATAATGTATTCATTGCTGGATTGGGTAGCGGGAAGAATACCATACACGTTAGTCCCACGAAATGGGCCGATGATCAAATCAATAGCGGGATTGAGGTTGGGTGACTTATAGTGTTGCTCTTGTGGTTCAATTTTCAATTGCAAAAGCAGCTCTTTTAAATACCTTCCTGTTAACTTGCGTTCTTCTTTAGACCAGCGGCTTACAATAGTAGTGTTATTAGCCAGCGTGTATTCACCGGATAAATGCCCGACAATTTGTTGCTGATATTCGGCTTTTTGCTCAGATAAATCTTCAATTAAAAGGGGATGAGAACTATCATTATTCTGACATCCAGATAGGGCCCTTACTATGACTATTAATACAATACATGCTCTCATATCAGTTTATTTAGTTGATGATTGCTCCGAATGGTATCAGCTCATTCTTTATTCTAAAATTATTCTGGACAGATTAGCTCCCACCAAGGGTAGAAAACACTTCACAAGTTTCAGACTCAGTTCAACATGTCTGGCCGGTGGTTCATAAACTATCAGCATGAATTCGTACATAATCTTTGCCCCATAAGACTTTGGGAAGTACTTTAAGCAGATGAAATTTTGGCCAACATACAGGCGAACCATATTTACAATCACCCTTCTGATTGTATCTATTATCGGGATGGCGGAGTACAAGCAACAGCTGGAGCAAGAAAAACTGCTGCAATATGAAGTCTATTTCTGGACTTTTGCGGTTTTGTTTTGGGGAACACTGACCGGGGTTATTTTCACCCAGGTTTATGATCGCTGGGAATCTTATCAGCAGCTTAAAAATGAGCATGCGAAAGCTGAATTGGCCTTATTGAAAAGTAAAGTTGATCCTCATTTTTTCTTTAATACCCTGAATAATTTGTATGGCTTAACAGTTGGTAAATCAGAAAAGGCGCCCGATGTAATTCTGAAGCTTTCTGAGATTATGCGGTATGTAATCTATGACAGCAGTGATGAGCGGGTGTCATTAAAAAAAGAAGTAGAGTATCTGGAAAAATATATTGAACTCTTTAAAATACGTTTTCATAAGAAAGTTGATATTTCCTTTTCCAGCGAAATTGAAAATGAGAATGAATTAATTGCCCCGCTGATATTGAGTATTTTTGTTGAAAATGCGTTTAAACATGGGGCTGAGCAGCTCATTGAAAATGCCTTTATACATATTTACCTAAAAGCTGAAAACGGAACACTGAATTTTCTGGTCAAAAATAATTTCAAAAGAAAAAAAGACACCACTAAATCAGGCATCGGTTTAACCAACCTGAAAAAGAGGCTAAAACTCATCTATCCCAAGAAACATCAATTAGCACTCCAAAAAGATGAACGTTTGTTTACTGCGAATCTAACAATTAACCTGCGATGATTAAGTACCTGATCATAGATGATGAACCCATTGCCCACGGGATTATTGAAAAATACTGCCAGAGCCTTCCTCATTTAACCAAAAAAGGGAATTGCTACAACGTGAAGCAGGCTTATGAGACATTGTTCAAAACAAGCATAGATTTGATCTTTCTGGATATAAATATGCCGGAGATCTCCGGGTTTGAATTTTTACGTTCCCTTTCTAAACCCCCTCAAATAATCGTTACATCTGCCCACCGGGAGTTTGCGATTGAAGGTTTTGATTTGAATGTATGTGACTATTTGCTGAAACCCTTCTCTTTTGAACGGTTTATGAAAGCAATAAATAAAGCCTCTGAGAACCTGCAAGATAATGAGGATATCCATGTGGGCTTTAAATCATCTGATTCCAAAGATTCTCAGCTTTTTGTGAAAGTAAAGGGTGAAAACAAACAATACCAGATATCTGAGGATGACATACTGTTTGTTGAGGCATCGGGAAACTATTCCAAAATTTTTGTAGAGAACATGGAATATATAACCCCTCAAAAATTATCTGAGATCGAAGAAAAGCTTTCAAAAAATACATTCATAAGGATTCATCGCTCATATCTGGTATCGAGAGAAAAAATTAAAAGTATAGAAGGAAATCAGATTGAAATCTCAGGACGTAGCTTGCCGATTGGACAAACCTACAAGGAGCAGGTAAGAAGCATTCTTGACTTGTAAGTATTTTTCTCCCTCGAATAAAGGATGGGTTATATTAATTCCCAATTGAATCCTGTTCCCAGACTAAACCTATGTTCGAACCATACCTGAATCCGTCGTTAAAGCGCTTTTTTTTAATTAATTAGATCTTTGAATCTACTCTCATATTGTTTCGTTGAATCTTAATAAATTTCCAAAGGGATCTTCAATTTCCATTTGCAAAGTTTGCCAATCAGTTTCTGAAACCTCGGGAATAGATTTAGCGGTGTTTCTTTCGACTAATTCATTGTGAAATTCTTCAATGCCCTTGGTGTCGATAAATATTATTACCCCTGTTTGAAATCTCTTGTTTTCGGAAAGATGCAGAGTTAGCTCATTTCTTGAAATCTGCATATACACCGGTTCTGATGGAGCAAAACGATGTTCCCAATCAATAGTAAATCCAAGGAAATTAATATAGAACTCAACAGCTTCATTATAGTTGAAGATTCTGAAAGTTGGTATACCCTTGAATTTGATTTGGCTCATGGTTTTTGGTTTAAAGCATAACAGCCCAGCGATAAGCAGCAGGACATCAATTTAAAAATGGCTAAACTCAATCTCGTTTTCTGCCTTTAGTGATACAAACCATTCATTTAGTAAAGAATTATGATGCTCAATTATTTGCGATGCAGTAAGGTCGTCAGTATTCCAGGTGCTGTGAGAATCTTTAACCAATGTCACGTCATAGCCAAGACTAAATGCCCTCCTACAAATAGTATCTATACAATATTCGGTCTGGATTCCAGCTATTATCACTCTGCTAATTTTATTTGAATCTAATATGCCTTTAAGGTTTGTATCATAAAATGAATCAGGAGTATGCTTTTGTACAGTAAAATCATCATTTGTGATATCCAGACCGGGGTGGATCTGCCAATCGTTTGTACCCTGCTCTAAAGGATGTCCTTTTCCTCCATTGTGTTGAATGAATACAATTGGGATCACCGCATTTCTTGCTTTCTCTATCAATCGCGATACGTTTGAAAGTAACTTTTCAGACTCAAAAACTGCCGGGATAGTCGCTTCATTAAAAACGCCAACTTGCATATCAACAACTATAAGTGCCGTATCCTTTGCCAAAACAACTTTGATTCAATAGTGTTAAAGTTTTTTTGCATAACACCCTTTTACGCTCTCCTAAGATAATACCTTACCCCTCATTTTCAACGGCAATCAAATCCCAAATAACCGCTTCGCCGTCTCCGTGGTTTTGGTGTCTATTTCTTCCAGGCTCAGATCAAAAATGTCGGCAAGCTTTTGGGCAGTGTATTTCATGAAGGCCGGTTCGTTGCGTTTGCCGCGCTTTGGGGTGGGCGACAGATACGGAGCATCGGTTTCCAACACCATCTTTTCCAGCGGGAGCTGAGCTACAGTTGTATCCACTCCCCCGTTTTTAAAGGTCACCACGCCGCCGATCCCGATATGAAATCCAAACCCGATGGCCCGTCTGCCTTCTTCCGCCGTTCCGTTAAAACAGTGCCAGATGCCGGTCAGGCTACCATCCTGCTCCTCTTCCAGGATATCCAGCACATCATCGGTACTCTCCCGGTTATGGATAATAATTGGCTTTTGAACCTGCTTTGCCACCTTACAATGCAGGCGAAGGCTTCGCTTTTGCTCCTCCACATGATCGGTACTCCAGTAATAATCCAGCCCGGTTTCTCCCACTCCGTAGATATCTTCTTTTGAACAAAGCCCGAACAGTTGTTCTTCAAAATCATCCGGCAGGCTCTCCACATCGCAGGGGTGTATGCCCGCCATTTTGTAGAAATCAATTTCAGAATGACTCAGTTTGTTCATCTGCCCCAGCGAATCGAAATCGATAGCCGGCATGAATATGGCTTTCACTCCGGCTTCTGCTGCTCGCCGGTTTACTTCAGCACGGTCTTCATCAAATTTAGGGAGGTATATATGGGAATGGGTGTCTATCACGTGGTTGGTACTTGTTTAATTAAAATGCCACTAAAGATCCCGAATCCATTTCATGATGACAACCAAATATCCGGATCCATTCCGAGCGAGGAAGTATACCAAATTCAGCATCCTCAAAATCACCAGGCGCCTCATCTATACATAAGGGACACATTATGTTAACAAATTGTTGCTTTAGGTAAAACTGCCCAACATCGTATTGAATTAATCATTTTAAGCGTTATTTTGCGGGTTCTATCTTTTTCAGACCTGCTGTCTTTAAGCGGGCTTTGCATCGAAATTAACATCTAATCAATTATTGTTTATGTCTTCCAGTCCACTCATCCGCCCTGAGTTTGAAAAGTATGAGAAAGTGCCTGCCAATGTTTTTGATACGGCCAAAATCGCTTCTAAATATGCCGCTGATGAAATTGCTTCACTGATCCGAGATAAAGCGGCCAAAGGTGAGCAAGCGGTACTGGGACTTGCAACCGGTTCCACTCCAACCCAGCTGTATGATGAGCTGGTGCGGATGCATAAAGAGGAAGGGCTGAGTTTCGAGAATGTAGTCACCTTCAACCTGGACGAATACTACCCGATGGAGCCGGACTCCATTCACAGTTATGTCCAT is part of the Gracilimonas sediminicola genome and harbors:
- a CDS encoding DUF3592 domain-containing protein — encoded protein: MNLPLGAGLAFSLLGIYLLIYALRNHKKALASQNWPKVSGKLVSINLWGKRNIDGQMIDADKLSVKYDYSVHDKVYAGTVVAFYTLMYPETTEFAEDHTTDSPVDVYYNPAEPSESVLIPGHRKGSKRYSDLILAILAVLIGVVVTIMNLQGNL
- a CDS encoding sensor histidine kinase, whose translation is MKFWPTYRRTIFTITLLIVSIIGMAEYKQQLEQEKLLQYEVYFWTFAVLFWGTLTGVIFTQVYDRWESYQQLKNEHAKAELALLKSKVDPHFFFNTLNNLYGLTVGKSEKAPDVILKLSEIMRYVIYDSSDERVSLKKEVEYLEKYIELFKIRFHKKVDISFSSEIENENELIAPLILSIFVENAFKHGAEQLIENAFIHIYLKAENGTLNFLVKNNFKRKKDTTKSGIGLTNLKKRLKLIYPKKHQLALQKDERLFTANLTINLR
- a CDS encoding glyoxalase superfamily protein, with the protein product MSQIKFKGIPTFRIFNYNEAVEFYINFLGFTIDWEHRFAPSEPVYMQISRNELTLHLSENKRFQTGVIIFIDTKGIEEFHNELVERNTAKSIPEVSETDWQTLQMEIEDPFGNLLRFNETI
- a CDS encoding M28 family metallopeptidase; the protein is MRACIVLIVIVRALSGCQNNDSSHPLLIEDLSEQKAEYQQQIVGHLSGEYTLANNTTIVSRWSKEERKLTGRYLKELLLQLKIEPQEQHYKSPNLNPAIDLIIGPFRGTNVYGILPATQSSNEYIILGAHYDTGKRNAPGAIDNATGIALIYSVVQEVAEMKYRDKNIVVVFFDQEEEELIGSGAFLNLIKEEQWNIHSVHCFDMVGWDEDQDKAMEIFSPSESLRSIYKETAAAHNIPIHEIVIDPIGYEVSSTDFDAFVPGGYHVIGAGELFYHRDSTPYKDTPKDTFETVDFSYLLSSSNLVAEIIKKLVM
- a CDS encoding TatD family hydrolase; translated protein: MIDTHSHIYLPKFDEDRAEVNRRAAEAGVKAIFMPAIDFDSLGQMNKLSHSEIDFYKMAGIHPCDVESLPDDFEEQLFGLCSKEDIYGVGETGLDYYWSTDHVEEQKRSLRLHCKVAKQVQKPIIIHNRESTDDVLDILEEEQDGSLTGIWHCFNGTAEEGRRAIGFGFHIGIGGVVTFKNGGVDTTVAQLPLEKMVLETDAPYLSPTPKRGKRNEPAFMKYTAQKLADIFDLSLEEIDTKTTETAKRLFGI
- a CDS encoding cysteine hydrolase family protein, which gives rise to MAKDTALIVVDMQVGVFNEATIPAVFESEKLLSNVSRLIEKARNAVIPIVFIQHNGGKGHPLEQGTNDWQIHPGLDITNDDFTVQKHTPDSFYDTNLKGILDSNKISRVIIAGIQTEYCIDTICRRAFSLGYDVTLVKDSHSTWNTDDLTASQIIEHHNSLLNEWFVSLKAENEIEFSHF
- a CDS encoding LytR/AlgR family response regulator transcription factor, which translates into the protein MIKYLIIDDEPIAHGIIEKYCQSLPHLTKKGNCYNVKQAYETLFKTSIDLIFLDINMPEISGFEFLRSLSKPPQIIVTSAHREFAIEGFDLNVCDYLLKPFSFERFMKAINKASENLQDNEDIHVGFKSSDSKDSQLFVKVKGENKQYQISEDDILFVEASGNYSKIFVENMEYITPQKLSEIEEKLSKNTFIRIHRSYLVSREKIKSIEGNQIEISGRSLPIGQTYKEQVRSILDL